Proteins from a genomic interval of Flammeovirgaceae bacterium SG7u.111:
- a CDS encoding tagaturonate reductase, producing MSEKILNRELVKRERLTEKIVQFGEGNFLRAFANWMIDKMNKEANYGAGVVVVQPIDRGLVTMLNDQDGLYTLYLNGIKNGEAVSEHEVIDCITRGIDPYADNAAYMSIAENPDLEIMLSNTTEAGISFNPDDKLEDTPQKSFPGKLTALLFKRYQTFSGDKSKGLVLIPCELIDKNGIKLKETILQYAELWKLGEGFTAWINEACSFCNTLVDRIVPGYPREKIGEITEELGYKDNLVVEGEQFHLWVIEGDEKAHEVFPADKVGLNVLFVKDQTPYRTRKVRILNGAHTTMVPVGYLYGIDTVRETVEHEVMGKFVKGAVDEEIIPTLDLPKEELESFSNDVMDRFRNPFIKHFLISISLNSMPKYETRVLPSLLEYVNRKQALPKKLVFSLASLISFYKGDRNGEEIPLKDNQDVLDLYKELWTNCDGSKEAIAVLAEKVLAYEPVWKQDLNKVPGLTDLTAEYVSLIQEKGMQEAIKAVL from the coding sequence ATGTCAGAAAAAATATTAAACAGAGAATTAGTAAAAAGAGAAAGACTGACTGAAAAAATTGTTCAATTTGGAGAAGGCAACTTCTTGAGGGCTTTTGCCAATTGGATGATCGATAAAATGAATAAGGAGGCCAACTACGGCGCCGGCGTAGTGGTAGTTCAGCCAATTGACCGAGGATTGGTAACTATGCTTAATGACCAAGACGGTCTTTATACGTTGTACCTAAATGGTATCAAAAACGGCGAAGCTGTCAGCGAACATGAGGTAATCGATTGTATCACAAGAGGAATTGATCCTTATGCTGATAATGCTGCTTACATGAGTATTGCCGAAAATCCTGACTTGGAAATAATGCTTTCCAACACTACCGAAGCAGGAATCTCTTTCAACCCTGATGACAAGCTGGAAGATACTCCTCAAAAAAGCTTCCCGGGCAAATTAACCGCTTTGCTTTTCAAAAGATATCAAACATTTAGCGGTGATAAATCAAAAGGCTTGGTGCTGATCCCATGTGAACTTATCGACAAAAACGGTATCAAGCTGAAAGAAACCATTCTTCAGTATGCTGAGCTTTGGAAGCTTGGAGAAGGCTTCACTGCATGGATAAACGAGGCTTGCTCATTTTGCAATACTTTGGTAGACAGAATTGTACCTGGTTACCCAAGAGAAAAAATAGGAGAGATTACAGAAGAACTTGGTTACAAAGACAACTTGGTAGTAGAAGGCGAGCAGTTCCACCTTTGGGTAATTGAAGGAGATGAAAAAGCTCACGAAGTTTTCCCTGCTGATAAAGTAGGGCTGAATGTTCTTTTTGTAAAAGACCAAACTCCTTACAGAACAAGAAAAGTAAGAATCTTGAACGGAGCGCACACCACAATGGTACCTGTAGGCTACCTTTATGGTATAGACACCGTGAGGGAAACTGTAGAGCACGAGGTAATGGGCAAGTTTGTAAAAGGTGCTGTTGACGAGGAAATCATTCCTACCTTGGACTTACCAAAAGAGGAACTAGAAAGCTTTTCTAACGACGTGATGGACAGGTTCAGAAACCCATTCATAAAGCACTTCCTTATTTCTATTTCGCTCAACTCTATGCCGAAATACGAAACACGTGTATTGCCTTCGTTGCTCGAATATGTGAATAGAAAGCAAGCACTTCCCAAGAAATTAGTATTCTCTTTGGCTTCGCTTATCAGCTTCTACAAAGGCGACAGAAACGGCGAAGAGATTCCATTGAAAGACAACCAAGACGTGTTGGATTTGTACAAAGAACTTTGGACAAATTGCGATGGAAGCAAAGAAGCAATTGCAGTGTTGGCAGAAAAAGTATTGGCTTACGAACCTGTTTGGAAACAAGACCTAAATAAAGTTCCGGGCTTGACTGACCTTACAGCTGAATACGTTTCTCTTATCCAAGAAAAAGGAATGCAAGAAGCTATCAAAGCAGTTTTGTAA
- a CDS encoding altronate dehydratase family protein, translated as MLHKILKVHPSDDAVVALTDLQAGEVLELEGESYEVKENIPQKHKFAGKDFAVGDVITMYGVPVGKANEPVAKGALLTTENIKHHTNEFSLDSRNTEWTKPDISRFEGRTFNGYHRADGSVGTANVWLVIPLVFCENRNIKVIKDALEGELGYDTVSTTKMDVKKLISLYQSGASTDALLAEDIVVTAEETRQNRFFPNVDGIKYLTHESGCGGTRNDSEVLCALLAGYITNPNVAGATVLSLGCQNAQPEILMREIEKRDPNFSKPLYMLEQQKSTSEKDLISEAVKKTFIGLTEANKTERKPAPLTKLCVGLECGGSDGFSGISANPAVGYVSDLVAALGGSVVLSEFPELCGVENELAARCETKEMAERFFELMKAYNAKAIAAGSGFDANPSPGNIKDGLITDAIKSAGAAKKGGTSPVVDVLDYAEPVRKPGLTLLCTPGNDVESTTGLAGSGTNVILFTTGLGTPTGNPVAPVLKVSSNSKLSKRMSDIIDIDTGTIITGEDTIQTKGEEMLEHIIAVASGEKLSKAQLIGQDDFIPWKRDISL; from the coding sequence ATGTTACACAAAATCTTAAAAGTTCACCCATCTGATGATGCCGTAGTGGCACTTACCGACCTCCAAGCTGGCGAAGTCTTGGAACTTGAAGGCGAAAGTTATGAAGTAAAAGAAAATATCCCCCAAAAACACAAGTTTGCAGGAAAAGACTTTGCCGTTGGCGATGTAATCACCATGTACGGTGTGCCTGTAGGAAAAGCCAACGAACCTGTTGCCAAAGGCGCATTGCTCACAACCGAAAATATCAAACATCACACCAACGAATTCTCGTTGGACAGTAGAAATACCGAATGGACCAAGCCAGATATTTCTCGCTTCGAAGGCAGAACATTCAACGGCTACCACCGCGCCGATGGTTCGGTAGGAACAGCCAACGTATGGCTTGTAATCCCATTGGTTTTCTGTGAAAACAGGAACATCAAAGTGATTAAAGATGCGCTAGAAGGCGAACTCGGCTACGATACAGTTTCCACTACCAAGATGGATGTAAAAAAACTGATAAGCTTGTACCAAAGCGGTGCTTCTACAGATGCACTATTGGCCGAAGACATCGTGGTAACAGCAGAGGAAACTCGCCAAAACAGGTTCTTCCCCAACGTAGACGGTATCAAATACCTCACCCACGAAAGTGGCTGCGGAGGCACACGTAACGATTCTGAAGTACTTTGCGCACTTTTGGCAGGTTACATCACCAACCCGAATGTAGCTGGTGCAACTGTGCTTAGCTTGGGCTGCCAAAATGCCCAACCCGAAATCTTGATGAGGGAAATTGAAAAGCGCGACCCGAACTTTAGCAAGCCGCTCTACATGCTCGAGCAACAAAAAAGCACTTCGGAAAAAGACTTGATCAGCGAAGCAGTAAAGAAAACCTTCATTGGGCTAACTGAAGCCAATAAAACAGAAAGAAAACCTGCCCCGCTCACCAAACTTTGCGTAGGTCTAGAATGTGGTGGTTCAGATGGTTTTTCAGGAATTTCAGCTAACCCTGCCGTAGGATATGTATCCGATCTGGTTGCCGCTCTTGGCGGTTCGGTTGTTCTTTCTGAATTCCCAGAACTTTGTGGAGTTGAAAATGAATTGGCAGCTCGTTGCGAGACCAAAGAAATGGCAGAAAGGTTCTTTGAGCTAATGAAAGCTTACAATGCCAAAGCTATAGCGGCTGGCTCAGGCTTCGATGCAAACCCATCACCGGGCAATATCAAAGACGGCCTGATCACCGATGCTATAAAATCCGCTGGTGCAGCTAAAAAAGGTGGCACTTCTCCAGTAGTAGATGTACTGGACTATGCTGAACCTGTGCGCAAACCTGGGCTTACCCTACTTTGCACCCCTGGCAACGATGTGGAATCTACCACAGGATTGGCAGGTTCTGGCACCAACGTGATCTTGTTCACCACAGGCTTGGGCACACCTACTGGAAACCCTGTTGCCCCAGTGTTGAAGGTTTCTTCCAACTCCAAACTTTCTAAGCGCATGAGCGATATCATCGACATCGATACAGGAACAATCATCACTGGTGAGGATACCATCCAAACCAAAGGCGAGGAAATGCTAGAGCATATCATTGCCGTAGCTAGTGGAGAAAAACTCTCTAAGGCTCAGCTCATTGGGCAAGATGACTTTATTCCTTGGAAAAGGGATATTTCACTTTAG
- a CDS encoding MFS transporter, translated as MSKIKPAVSTYRYRILAMLVYATTINYFDRSIIGVLAPTLEKLFHWSNNDYANIMIAFKAAYALGMLTMGGIIDRLGTKKGYTLSIAIWSLFGMLHALVRPAFSIVGFSLARFGLGFGESGHFPAAQKTVAEWFPRKDRAFATGLFNAATSIGAIAAPFVVGWIVAEDGTNWQIPFLITGVLSSIWVIIWLKVYKKPEVHPQVSDAELAYINSDSVTESEEKLSWSKVLPKRQTWAFATAKITDAVWWFYLFWGAKFLADTFDVNIKNIGVPFLVMYLLADGGSIMGGWLSGAFMNKGWSVNKARKLTLLICAIIILPVAFVAITDNKWLAVFLIGLGAAGHQAWSANIFTLVSDVFPKKAVGSVTGIGGMIGAVAGIIGDKALGQVLDTAGNTGYFWAFLIAGSCYLVILGIVHLLMPDMAQLDENLNPVVKKA; from the coding sequence ATGTCCAAAATCAAACCAGCTGTTAGCACATATAGGTATCGAATTCTCGCGATGCTCGTGTATGCTACCACGATTAACTACTTCGATAGAAGTATTATCGGTGTACTAGCACCTACCCTTGAAAAATTATTCCATTGGAGCAATAATGATTATGCAAATATCATGATTGCTTTCAAAGCAGCCTACGCACTAGGTATGCTTACAATGGGAGGAATTATCGACCGCCTAGGAACCAAAAAGGGGTACACTCTTTCAATTGCTATTTGGAGTCTTTTTGGCATGTTGCATGCCCTCGTAAGACCAGCATTTAGCATCGTTGGTTTCTCGCTTGCTCGTTTTGGGCTAGGTTTTGGCGAGTCTGGTCACTTTCCTGCCGCACAAAAAACAGTAGCAGAATGGTTTCCAAGAAAAGACAGAGCATTCGCTACAGGGCTATTTAATGCCGCTACCAGTATCGGTGCTATTGCCGCTCCTTTCGTAGTAGGTTGGATTGTAGCTGAAGATGGAACTAACTGGCAAATCCCTTTCTTGATCACCGGAGTCTTGAGTTCTATCTGGGTTATAATTTGGTTAAAAGTGTATAAAAAACCAGAGGTACACCCACAAGTATCTGACGCTGAACTAGCCTATATAAACAGTGATTCAGTTACAGAGTCTGAAGAAAAATTATCATGGTCTAAAGTACTTCCAAAACGTCAAACTTGGGCATTTGCCACTGCAAAAATCACCGATGCTGTTTGGTGGTTCTACTTGTTCTGGGGAGCAAAATTCCTTGCCGATACGTTCGACGTAAATATCAAAAATATTGGCGTACCTTTCTTGGTTATGTATTTATTAGCCGATGGCGGAAGTATCATGGGCGGATGGCTCTCTGGCGCATTCATGAATAAAGGCTGGTCTGTGAACAAAGCTCGAAAACTGACCCTTTTAATATGTGCCATCATCATTCTTCCTGTTGCTTTTGTAGCAATAACAGATAACAAGTGGTTGGCTGTTTTCCTTATTGGTCTTGGCGCCGCTGGTCACCAAGCTTGGTCTGCCAACATCTTTACCCTTGTTTCCGATGTATTCCCTAAAAAAGCTGTTGGTTCAGTTACAGGTATCGGTGGAATGATCGGTGCGGTAGCGGGTATAATTGGTGACAAAGCACTAGGTCAAGTGCTGGATACTGCTGGAAATACAGGCTATTTCTGGGCATTCTTAATAGCAGGTTCTTGTTACTTAGTTATCTTAGGAATTGTTCATCTACTGATGCCGGATATGGCTCAACTCGATGAAAACCTAAATCCAGTAGTGAAAAAAGCATAA
- a CDS encoding bifunctional 4-hydroxy-2-oxoglutarate aldolase/2-dehydro-3-deoxy-phosphogluconate aldolase has protein sequence MARFTRIEVALAMKETGMVPVFYNKDIELCKKVLKACYDGGVRVFEFTNRGDFAHEVFAELSKFAAKETPELCLGVGSIVDAGTTSLYIQMGADFIVSPILNPEMAKVCNRRKIGWSPGCGSLTEISYAEELGAEVVKIFPGAQVGGPEFVKAVKGPFPWTSIMPTGGVEPTEASLKTWIGAGVHCVGMGSKLFPKEAIASGDFGAITTICKDALATIKKLRG, from the coding sequence ATGGCAAGATTCACAAGAATTGAAGTTGCTTTGGCAATGAAAGAAACAGGAATGGTTCCTGTGTTCTACAACAAAGACATCGAGCTTTGTAAAAAAGTATTGAAAGCTTGCTACGACGGTGGCGTAAGAGTATTCGAATTTACCAACCGTGGCGACTTTGCTCATGAAGTATTTGCTGAGCTAAGCAAGTTTGCTGCAAAAGAGACCCCTGAGCTTTGCCTCGGCGTTGGGTCAATCGTAGATGCTGGAACTACTTCATTGTACATCCAGATGGGTGCTGACTTCATCGTTTCACCAATCTTGAACCCAGAAATGGCGAAAGTTTGTAACCGCAGGAAAATCGGGTGGTCGCCTGGATGTGGCTCGCTTACCGAAATTTCTTATGCTGAAGAATTAGGAGCAGAAGTTGTAAAAATCTTCCCTGGTGCCCAAGTTGGAGGTCCTGAGTTCGTAAAAGCGGTGAAAGGTCCTTTCCCTTGGACTAGCATCATGCCTACAGGTGGTGTTGAGCCAACTGAAGCAAGCCTTAAAACTTGGATTGGTGCAGGTGTTCACTGCGTAGGTATGGGCTCAAAACTCTTCCCTAAAGAAGCTATTGCAAGCGGGGACTTTGGAGCTATCACCACCATCTGCAAAGATGCATTGGCTACCATAAAGAAGTTGAGAGGCTAG
- a CDS encoding 6-phosphofructokinase → MSKKSIAILCGGGPAPGINTVISTVAKIFLKDGYRVIGINGGYRGLVSENPDTVDFNFIMADQIFSRGGSSLVMSRYKPKNEEFKTDFFVKNNVQLLVTIGGDDTASTANRLSQYLTEHDVNVKNIHVPKTIDNDLPLPDRNPTFGFHSAKDEGVKISNTIYEDAVTSNNWFVMSAMGRSAGHLAFGIASACHFPMLIIPEMFNKTKCSIDKVVNLIVSSILKRLIEGIYYGVAMISEGVFHIIDEEELKNSNILLSYDDHGHPELGNISKSNIFNVLVQNKLKELGITIKSRPVELGYELRCCRPIGFDLTLCTLLGIGVKKLFDQGITGCIVTTNSRGDVTPMYLSQFETENGAIKPRLVDIESEFPQLIFRNLHFIDEDDYPALAKLVPNPEEFNFNKILNWK, encoded by the coding sequence ATGTCGAAAAAATCTATAGCCATATTATGCGGAGGAGGACCTGCCCCAGGTATCAATACTGTAATAAGTACTGTGGCTAAAATTTTCCTTAAAGATGGCTACAGAGTAATTGGCATCAATGGAGGGTATCGAGGACTTGTCTCTGAAAATCCAGACACAGTTGATTTCAATTTTATCATGGCCGATCAGATTTTCAGTAGAGGAGGATCGTCGCTTGTAATGAGTAGGTACAAGCCAAAAAATGAAGAATTCAAAACAGACTTCTTTGTAAAAAACAATGTCCAACTTCTAGTTACTATTGGAGGAGATGATACAGCCAGCACGGCCAACAGGTTATCGCAATACTTAACGGAGCATGATGTAAACGTAAAGAACATCCATGTTCCCAAAACTATTGACAACGACCTCCCACTTCCTGACAGAAACCCAACATTCGGTTTTCATTCGGCCAAGGACGAAGGCGTTAAGATTAGCAACACGATATATGAAGATGCGGTAACCAGTAACAACTGGTTCGTGATGTCTGCCATGGGGCGAAGTGCTGGACACTTAGCATTCGGTATTGCTTCAGCATGCCATTTCCCAATGCTGATCATCCCAGAGATGTTCAACAAGACCAAATGCTCTATCGATAAGGTAGTAAACCTTATCGTATCGTCTATCTTGAAGCGGTTGATAGAAGGCATTTACTATGGCGTAGCTATGATTAGCGAAGGTGTATTCCACATCATCGACGAAGAGGAACTAAAGAATTCTAATATATTGCTGAGCTACGATGACCATGGCCATCCTGAGCTAGGAAACATCAGTAAGTCTAACATATTCAACGTACTGGTACAAAACAAGCTCAAAGAATTAGGCATTACGATCAAAAGTAGGCCAGTTGAGCTAGGTTATGAACTAAGGTGTTGTAGACCTATTGGGTTTGACTTAACGCTTTGTACACTATTAGGAATTGGTGTTAAGAAATTGTTTGACCAAGGAATTACGGGTTGTATAGTTACGACTAACTCTAGAGGTGACGTAACGCCGATGTACTTGTCCCAATTCGAAACAGAGAATGGAGCGATAAAACCTAGACTAGTGGATATAGAGTCTGAGTTCCCTCAGCTAATTTTTAGAAACCTACATTTCATTGACGAGGACGATTACCCAGCATTAGCTAAACTCGTTCCCAACCCTGAAGAATTTAATTTTAATAAAATATTAAACTGGAAATAA
- a CDS encoding sugar kinase, giving the protein MSKKIVTFGEIMLRLAPQGFLRFSQANSFDVVYGGGESNVAVSLANYGLDVEFVTRLPKNDIGECALMEMRKRNVGTNHVQFGGERLGIYFLETGAVSRGSKVVYDRAHSSMSTIEPGMVDWKEVFKGAGFFHWTGITPAISQSSADACLEAVKVASEMGVTISTDLNYRAKLWKYCDDAKREEIMTELTSYCDIVLGNEEDAEMHFGIKPEGISVQTEGHNVKAEAFLSVCKQMMEKFPRAKKVITTLRGSISASHNTWAGVLYDGSKLYETRQYQITDIVDRVGGGDSFMGGLIYGLLTYPNDDQKALDFAVAASCLKHTIKGDANLATVAEVEKLMGGDASGRVAR; this is encoded by the coding sequence ATGTCTAAAAAAATCGTAACATTCGGCGAAATCATGTTGAGGCTAGCTCCTCAAGGGTTCTTAAGATTTTCTCAAGCTAACTCATTCGACGTGGTATATGGCGGTGGTGAATCTAACGTAGCTGTTTCTTTGGCTAACTATGGCCTAGATGTTGAATTCGTAACCAGACTTCCTAAAAATGACATTGGAGAATGCGCATTGATGGAAATGAGAAAAAGAAACGTAGGAACTAACCACGTTCAATTTGGTGGTGAGAGATTAGGTATCTATTTCTTGGAAACTGGTGCTGTAAGTAGAGGATCTAAAGTAGTATATGATAGGGCACACTCTTCTATGTCTACAATAGAGCCTGGCATGGTAGATTGGAAAGAAGTATTCAAAGGCGCTGGATTCTTCCACTGGACAGGTATTACTCCTGCTATCTCTCAAAGTTCTGCAGATGCTTGTTTAGAAGCAGTAAAAGTTGCTTCTGAAATGGGCGTAACTATCTCTACGGACTTGAACTACAGAGCTAAGCTTTGGAAGTATTGCGACGATGCAAAAAGAGAAGAGATCATGACTGAGCTGACTTCTTACTGCGACATCGTTCTTGGAAACGAAGAAGATGCTGAAATGCACTTCGGCATCAAGCCAGAAGGTATCTCTGTTCAGACTGAAGGACACAACGTTAAAGCGGAAGCTTTCCTTTCAGTTTGTAAGCAAATGATGGAAAAATTCCCAAGAGCTAAGAAAGTAATAACAACCTTAAGAGGTTCTATCTCGGCATCACACAACACTTGGGCTGGTGTATTGTACGATGGTTCTAAATTGTATGAAACCAGACAATACCAAATCACTGATATTGTAGATAGAGTTGGTGGTGGTGATTCGTTCATGGGTGGATTAATCTACGGATTATTGACTTACCCTAACGACGACCAAAAAGCACTTGACTTTGCCGTTGCTGCATCTTGCTTGAAGCACACTATTAAAGGTGACGCTAACTTGGCTACTGTTGCTGAAGTTGAAAAACTAATGGGCGGTGATGCATCTGGTAGGGTTGCTAGGTAG
- the uxaC gene encoding glucuronate isomerase, with product MKKFLDESFILETPTAEKLFHGHAKEMPIIDYHCHLPPEDIASDRQFANLTEIWLEGDHYKWRAMRTNGVDERYCTGDATPFEKFEKWAETVPYTMRNPLYHWTHMELKRYFGIDKILNKETAKEIYDECTAKLQTPEYSVRNLLRKMKVEVVCTTDDPADSLEFHQKIKEEGIDIKVLPTFRPDKSLAVEDTSTYNAYIDSLATTAKINITNLDELKEALTSRAEFFNEMGGRLSDHGLETIYNENISAGEAKVLFAKIRSGIELTTDEIAMFKSHMLVFLGELYHTLGWTQQFHLGALRNNSSRMVKLLGPDTGFDSIGDFEIGRPLSGYLNKLDTNDKLTKTILYNLNPRDNELMATMIGNFNDGSVAGKMQFGSGWWFLDQKDGMQKQMEALSNMGLLSRFVGMLTDSRSFLSFPRHEYFRRILCNMLGNDVENGLLPNEEKWLGEMVENICYNNANNFFGF from the coding sequence ATGAAAAAATTCCTAGACGAAAGCTTTATCCTTGAAACTCCTACAGCAGAAAAGCTTTTCCATGGGCACGCCAAGGAAATGCCAATTATTGATTACCATTGTCATCTACCACCTGAAGACATCGCAAGCGACAGGCAGTTTGCCAACCTAACAGAAATTTGGCTGGAAGGCGACCATTATAAATGGCGTGCGATGCGTACCAATGGCGTGGACGAAAGGTACTGCACAGGTGATGCAACTCCTTTTGAAAAGTTTGAAAAGTGGGCAGAAACTGTTCCTTACACCATGCGCAACCCACTCTATCACTGGACGCACATGGAGCTCAAGCGCTACTTTGGTATCGATAAAATCTTGAATAAGGAAACAGCCAAAGAAATATACGACGAGTGCACGGCAAAACTCCAAACTCCAGAATACAGCGTAAGGAACTTGCTCAGAAAAATGAAGGTGGAAGTAGTTTGTACCACAGACGATCCTGCCGACTCGCTCGAGTTTCATCAGAAAATAAAAGAAGAAGGCATTGACATTAAGGTATTGCCAACTTTCAGACCGGACAAATCGCTGGCTGTTGAAGATACCTCCACGTACAATGCTTATATAGATAGCTTGGCCACTACCGCCAAAATCAACATCACAAATTTAGATGAACTGAAAGAGGCACTTACTAGTAGGGCTGAGTTTTTCAACGAAATGGGCGGAAGGCTTTCTGACCACGGACTGGAAACTATATATAACGAAAATATTTCGGCAGGCGAAGCCAAAGTACTCTTTGCCAAAATCCGATCAGGCATCGAGCTTACAACCGACGAAATTGCCATGTTCAAATCGCATATGTTGGTTTTCTTAGGCGAGCTCTACCATACATTGGGCTGGACACAACAATTCCACCTTGGAGCACTTCGCAATAATAGTAGCCGAATGGTAAAGCTTTTAGGTCCTGATACAGGGTTTGATTCTATTGGTGATTTTGAGATTGGCAGACCGCTTTCAGGCTACCTCAACAAGCTTGATACCAACGACAAACTAACCAAAACGATTCTTTACAATCTCAACCCTAGGGACAATGAGCTGATGGCCACCATGATAGGCAACTTCAATGATGGTTCGGTTGCGGGTAAGATGCAGTTTGGTTCGGGCTGGTGGTTTCTCGACCAAAAAGATGGGATGCAAAAGCAGATGGAAGCACTTTCCAACATGGGGCTATTGAGCCGCTTTGTAGGTATGCTCACCGACTCTCGCAGCTTTCTTTCTTTCCCTCGCCACGAATATTTCCGCCGTATCCTGTGCAATATGCTGGGCAACGATGTGGAAAACGGCCTACTTCCTAACGAAGAAAAATGGCTGGGCGAAATGGTAGAAAACATCTGCTACAATAATGCAAATAATTTCTTTGGGTTCTAA
- a CDS encoding outer membrane beta-barrel protein: protein MKYSYKIIIGLAMLMVSAQLTNAQDAVYTKFMIGNSSPFADFASNDEKKGGYALSGLGMGLEGVAFFDWIGLGGGVYYNLHSYDNATFIKQFNNQFPNAGELTFDAKKYKAWTFLVGPYAKANISDKFKLIGKLKIGAMTAIAPETYIKLDPPFGDPEELNIKYGKGTDVAFNGGIELMYLINDAFGVSFNVEATHSSPKYEFWRNNPSTGFFEPVELEQKISFVNIGLGFNFIVE, encoded by the coding sequence ATGAAATATAGCTACAAAATTATAATAGGCCTTGCAATGCTTATGGTAAGCGCTCAGTTGACAAATGCACAAGATGCCGTTTATACCAAATTTATGATAGGCAATTCTTCTCCCTTTGCCGATTTTGCTAGCAACGATGAGAAAAAAGGGGGCTATGCACTCAGTGGTCTAGGAATGGGGCTAGAAGGTGTTGCTTTTTTCGATTGGATAGGCTTAGGCGGTGGAGTTTATTACAACCTCCATTCTTATGATAATGCTACATTCATCAAGCAATTCAACAATCAATTTCCTAATGCCGGCGAACTGACCTTCGATGCAAAAAAATACAAAGCGTGGACGTTTTTGGTTGGCCCTTATGCTAAGGCAAATATTTCGGACAAGTTCAAGCTAATTGGTAAGTTGAAAATTGGAGCGATGACCGCCATAGCTCCCGAAACTTATATAAAACTTGACCCTCCTTTTGGCGACCCTGAAGAGCTGAACATAAAATATGGAAAGGGAACAGACGTAGCCTTCAATGGTGGCATAGAACTTATGTACCTCATCAATGATGCCTTTGGCGTAAGCTTCAATGTAGAAGCAACCCACAGCTCACCAAAGTATGAGTTTTGGAGAAACAACCCTAGCACTGGCTTTTTTGAACCAGTCGAGCTTGAGCAAAAAATCAGCTTTGTAAACATAGGTTTGGGCTTCAATTTTATTGTTGAATAA
- the dnaN gene encoding DNA polymerase III subunit beta, producing the protein MKFIVSSSNLLKQVNSIISVIPPNPVVPILENFLFEIKSGALKITASDMQTSIITHVEIEASPEDEASIAVPAKILADTLKNLPEQPVTFTIDTKESFSIELSSDNGRYKLGGENAVDYPKMPELTQSSSVEIPSGVLQDAMAYTLFATSNDEMKMAMNGVYFNINETNASFVASDSHRLIRYRREDLTAEGETSLIVHKKALTLLKSSLPSEDVIIKMDYTSSNAVFSFDNVKLICRLIDERFPDYENVIPLGNDNLVTIDRQELLSSLKRLVIYANKSTNQVRFKITGNEMQVSSEDLTYSNEATERLFCDHDGPDLEIGFNAKFMLEILNNLYSEKIVLKLSEPSSAGLVTPEESVEGEDILMLIMPIMLHNYV; encoded by the coding sequence ATGAAATTCATAGTTTCTTCCTCTAATTTGCTCAAGCAGGTCAATAGCATCATCAGTGTGATACCTCCCAATCCGGTGGTACCTATCTTAGAGAACTTTCTGTTTGAAATAAAAAGTGGTGCGTTGAAAATCACCGCATCGGACATGCAGACTTCTATCATCACCCATGTGGAAATAGAAGCCAGCCCAGAGGATGAGGCAAGCATAGCCGTACCTGCTAAAATCCTAGCCGATACGCTCAAAAACCTTCCTGAGCAGCCAGTCACCTTCACCATTGACACCAAAGAAAGCTTCAGCATAGAGCTAAGCTCGGACAATGGCAGGTACAAGCTTGGAGGGGAAAATGCTGTTGACTATCCTAAAATGCCCGAGCTTACCCAATCATCTTCAGTGGAAATTCCTTCGGGAGTGTTGCAAGATGCAATGGCTTACACGCTATTTGCCACTAGTAACGACGAGATGAAAATGGCAATGAATGGGGTATATTTCAACATCAACGAAACCAACGCCAGCTTTGTAGCTTCGGATAGCCACAGGCTTATTCGCTACAGAAGGGAAGACTTGACCGCAGAAGGCGAAACATCACTTATCGTCCATAAAAAAGCTCTTACCCTGCTCAAAAGCTCTCTTCCTTCAGAAGATGTGATTATAAAGATGGATTACACCAGTTCAAATGCAGTGTTTAGCTTCGATAATGTGAAGCTCATTTGCAGGCTGATAGACGAGCGTTTCCCAGATTACGAAAACGTGATCCCTTTGGGCAACGACAACCTCGTGACCATCGACAGGCAAGAGTTACTTTCTTCGCTTAAGCGTTTGGTTATCTACGCCAATAAGTCGACCAACCAAGTAAGGTTCAAGATTACGGGCAACGAGATGCAGGTTTCTTCGGAAGACTTGACCTACTCTAACGAGGCTACCGAGCGTCTTTTCTGTGACCACGATGGCCCAGACTTGGAAATCGGGTTCAATGCTAAGTTTATGCTCGAAATCCTCAACAATCTTTATTCAGAAAAAATCGTGTTGAAACTTTCGGAACCAAGTAGCGCTGGCTTGGTAACTCCAGAAGAGAGCGTAGAAGGAGAGGATATTTTGATGCTGATTATGCCAATTATGTTGCACAACTACGTGTAG